One genomic segment of Opitutaceae bacterium includes these proteins:
- a CDS encoding thioesterase family protein: protein MTDPLAATEAVFRHRFVAPPEAIDGNGHVNNVVYVQWMQDVAIRHADACGGTAALDAIDCTWVVRSHTVTYLKPAHEGDSLEVRTWVVEMGRVRSLRRTEFVRIPDETPIAKGETDWVLISERTGRPCAIPGSLREAFPIRGST, encoded by the coding sequence ATGACGGATCCACTTGCTGCGACGGAGGCGGTATTTCGCCATCGGTTTGTGGCGCCACCCGAAGCGATTGACGGGAATGGTCATGTCAACAACGTGGTCTATGTCCAGTGGATGCAGGACGTGGCGATCCGCCATGCGGATGCCTGCGGAGGAACGGCAGCCCTGGATGCCATTGATTGCACCTGGGTGGTTCGTTCCCATACCGTGACTTACCTGAAGCCGGCCCATGAGGGGGATTCCCTTGAAGTCCGGACCTGGGTCGTGGAGATGGGCAGGGTTCGTTCGCTCCGGAGAACGGAGTTCGTCCGGATTCCGGATGAAACGCCGATCGCGAAAGGAGAAACGGATTGGGTCCTGATCAGCGAAAGAACGGGCCGGCCCTGCGCGATTCCCGGAAGCCTGAGAGAGGCGTTTCCGATTCGAGGATCAACCTGA
- a CDS encoding glycosyltransferase family 2 protein, with amino-acid sequence MSTSAAPALSAVICCYNEEPNIDELLRRTSASFEATIGPAWEIVLVDDGSTDATWLKISQAGSLDPRIVGIRLSRNFGHQAALTAGLEHAAGNLIFILDADLQDPPELFPRFHQAIIEGADVAFGQRVERRGETAFKRGTARLFYRVLNFLSDAPIHRSVGDFRLITRPVLELYLSLPENHRFARGLFSWLGGVQTAIPYSRDPRAAGETHYSLARMSRLALDALTGFSTVPLRFCGYLGIVSICFSLGLFAYIAVSYIAFNTARGWTSLAAIVTFFGSAQLISLSIIGEYVGRVYMQSKGRPHYIASSAVNRREIHRSILLGRYLEEKANSGINPV; translated from the coding sequence ATGTCGACATCAGCCGCACCCGCCCTCTCTGCCGTCATCTGCTGCTATAACGAAGAGCCCAACATCGACGAGCTCCTCCGGCGAACCTCCGCGTCCTTCGAAGCCACCATTGGCCCAGCCTGGGAAATCGTCCTCGTCGACGACGGATCGACCGACGCCACCTGGTTGAAGATCTCGCAGGCCGGGAGTCTCGATCCGCGGATAGTAGGGATCCGCCTGTCCCGCAATTTCGGCCATCAGGCCGCGTTGACGGCCGGACTCGAGCATGCCGCCGGTAATCTGATCTTCATCCTGGACGCCGACCTGCAGGATCCGCCCGAACTCTTTCCGCGATTCCACCAGGCCATCATCGAGGGGGCCGATGTCGCCTTTGGCCAGCGGGTGGAACGGCGCGGAGAAACCGCCTTCAAGAGGGGAACGGCCCGTCTCTTCTATCGGGTGTTGAATTTCCTCTCCGATGCGCCCATCCACCGAAGCGTCGGCGATTTCCGCCTGATCACCCGGCCTGTCCTTGAGCTTTACCTCTCCCTTCCGGAAAATCACCGCTTTGCCCGGGGTCTGTTTTCGTGGCTCGGCGGCGTTCAGACCGCCATCCCCTACTCCCGTGACCCCCGCGCGGCCGGGGAAACCCACTACAGCCTGGCAAGGATGAGCCGTCTCGCCCTTGATGCCCTCACCGGATTCTCCACTGTCCCACTCCGATTCTGCGGCTACCTCGGAATCGTCAGCATCTGCTTCTCTCTCGGTCTCTTCGCCTATATCGCCGTATCCTATATAGCCTTCAACACCGCCCGGGGATGGACGAGCCTGGCCGCCATCGTGACCTTCTTCGGAAGTGCCCAACTCATTTCCCTCTCCATCATCGGCGAATATGTCGGGCGTGTCTACATGCAGAGCAAGGGGCGCCCGCACTATATCGCCTCATCCGCCGTCAATCGCCGCGAGATTCACCGCTCCATTCTTCTCGGGCGGTACCTGGAAGAAAAAGCGAATTCCG
- a CDS encoding SDR family oxidoreductase has translation MTIKATKGGLRGQVAVITGGGRGIGREVARQLAASGATVVVTARTVSQLEETCSLITSAGGICTAVPVDVQDEAGINAAFREIEKSHGSIDLLVNNAGVSGVSGLPWEIETADWWRTIEVNLRGPYLCSKAVIPGMIERKRGRIIMMASNLAFWPLPVASAYSCSKAGLVRLADNLATGLAEHGIAVFAISPGMVKTDMTRDIPDVLSHGVEWTPIERVAELCVSLASGRADALSGRYIHSSAHDLDDLIARAENIVEKNLQTMRLVE, from the coding sequence ATGACCATCAAAGCAACCAAGGGTGGCCTGCGCGGACAGGTGGCGGTGATCACCGGCGGCGGGCGCGGGATTGGTCGCGAAGTGGCCCGACAGTTGGCTGCTTCGGGTGCCACCGTGGTGGTGACCGCGCGCACGGTTTCCCAATTGGAGGAGACGTGCAGCCTTATCACCTCCGCTGGGGGGATCTGCACGGCTGTCCCGGTGGACGTTCAGGATGAGGCCGGCATAAACGCCGCCTTCAGGGAAATCGAAAAATCGCACGGGTCCATTGATCTTCTGGTCAACAATGCCGGAGTGTCCGGCGTCTCGGGCTTGCCTTGGGAGATTGAGACGGCCGATTGGTGGCGGACCATCGAGGTCAACCTGCGCGGGCCTTACCTGTGCTCCAAGGCGGTCATCCCGGGCATGATTGAGCGGAAGCGCGGGCGTATCATCATGATGGCGAGTAATCTGGCGTTCTGGCCTTTGCCGGTGGCATCCGCCTACAGTTGCAGCAAGGCCGGGTTGGTCCGCCTGGCCGACAACCTGGCGACCGGTCTGGCTGAACACGGAATCGCGGTCTTTGCCATCAGTCCGGGCATGGTGAAGACGGATATGACCCGGGACATTCCGGATGTACTCTCCCATGGGGTGGAGTGGACGCCCATTGAGAGGGTTGCGGAATTGTGCGTGTCCCTTGCCTCAGGACGGGCCGATGCACTCAGCGGGCGCTATATCCACTCCTCGGCCCATGACCTGGATGACCTCATCGCCCGGGCGGAGAATATAGTGGAGAAGAATCTTCAGACCATGCGCCTGGTCGAGTAG
- a CDS encoding glycoside hydrolase family 2 TIM barrel-domain containing protein produces MQTLGLSAGSFVETMSDGWRFHRGEAPVEVAEALFDDSGWDEVRVPHDWAIAGPFDPAADGGTGKLPWQGEGWYRRTFDLPDGHGDRRVTLDFDGIMAFPVIYINGREAGSWDYGYTGFRIDATPHVEWGKPNTIAVHVDTRRWGSRWYPGAGIYRKVILTVSEPVHIARHGVQIRTNGDELAGIPPNVVTVATRVANHLEEQAMIRVQVRLLDPEGSEVAASEESVTVFPERERTVSQVLEVAGVRRWDVDDPVLYTAQVTLSQGGKPTDQTDVQFGFRTFAFTADDGFHLNGSRVQLYGVNLHHDLGPLGAAFNRRAAERQLEIMQSMGVNALRTSHNPPAPEVLDLCDRMGILVWDEVFDKYDATAGRPDLQPPLPEFGRRHIREMVLRDFNHPSIVVWSTGNELTGEDAVEGINPARVQMMADFVREIDDSRPVAQGCHIQGLVDGKNFAGLDLGGWNYDRRYMNYRRQWPHRPIIYSESASTVSTRGYYEPDLPLRRIDRSPTLQVSSYDLNSADWADVPDREFALMEQDRFVAGEFVWTGFDYLGEPTPFGDDARSSYFGIVDLCGHPKDRFYLYRSHWRPEETTVHILPHWNWPGRVGRNVPVFVYTNGDSAELFLNGKSLGLRRKAERPKHPQNLALDGRASASSESEGRPAAAAVDGNLNSLWSAAANDRSASFRLDLGGIVGIQRLVIDTDAKENAYAYTVEASADGLNWKPIVAKPTRPYPKWNGPTRAFHDVDTESRYLRLTFSESTQGHHPGLREFAVYDRKSDNDYYDVTYDYRLRWNEVAYAPGQLKAIAYRDGRAIGEAMVETAGEPVALRLTTDRSRLSADGEDLAFVTVEAVDAKGRRCPLADNQVTFEVSGAGRLNATGNGNPLSMESFAEATQRLFFGLARGIVRADEGDGGIITVRVNSAGLVGGSLELTSAR; encoded by the coding sequence ATGCAAACTCTGGGTCTGTCCGCCGGTTCATTTGTTGAGACAATGTCTGATGGTTGGCGCTTTCATCGAGGTGAAGCGCCAGTCGAAGTGGCGGAGGCTCTGTTTGATGATTCAGGGTGGGACGAAGTGCGGGTCCCCCACGACTGGGCCATCGCGGGACCGTTCGATCCGGCGGCCGATGGGGGAACCGGGAAACTCCCGTGGCAGGGGGAAGGCTGGTACCGTCGGACTTTTGACCTGCCCGACGGTCATGGGGATCGCCGCGTGACGCTTGATTTCGACGGCATCATGGCTTTTCCCGTCATCTATATCAATGGGCGGGAAGCGGGCTCGTGGGATTACGGCTATACTGGATTCCGCATCGATGCCACCCCCCATGTGGAATGGGGCAAACCGAATACGATAGCCGTCCATGTGGACACCCGAAGGTGGGGCTCCCGCTGGTATCCTGGTGCGGGAATCTACCGGAAGGTTATTCTCACCGTGTCCGAGCCGGTTCATATCGCACGCCATGGCGTGCAGATTCGGACAAATGGAGACGAACTCGCCGGAATTCCCCCCAATGTCGTCACCGTCGCCACCCGTGTGGCCAATCATCTCGAGGAACAGGCGATGATTCGCGTGCAGGTTCGTCTTCTGGATCCTGAAGGATCGGAGGTGGCTGCATCAGAGGAGTCCGTGACTGTCTTCCCTGAAAGGGAGCGAACGGTTTCCCAAGTGCTGGAGGTGGCGGGGGTCAGACGCTGGGACGTGGATGATCCCGTTCTCTACACGGCTCAGGTGACTCTTTCGCAGGGCGGCAAGCCGACGGATCAGACTGACGTTCAGTTTGGCTTCCGAACCTTCGCTTTCACCGCCGATGACGGTTTTCATCTCAATGGAAGTCGCGTCCAGCTCTACGGGGTGAACCTCCACCACGATCTCGGACCTCTCGGAGCGGCTTTCAACCGGCGCGCGGCGGAGCGTCAGCTCGAAATCATGCAGTCGATGGGCGTCAATGCCCTCCGGACCAGCCACAATCCGCCTGCTCCGGAAGTCCTCGATCTCTGTGATCGCATGGGAATCCTGGTCTGGGACGAAGTTTTCGACAAGTATGACGCGACAGCGGGGCGTCCCGACCTGCAACCACCGCTCCCGGAGTTTGGCCGGCGCCATATCCGGGAGATGGTACTGCGGGATTTTAATCATCCCAGCATTGTCGTCTGGTCGACCGGAAATGAGCTCACCGGTGAGGATGCGGTGGAAGGCATCAATCCGGCGCGGGTGCAGATGATGGCGGATTTTGTGCGGGAAATCGATGACAGCCGCCCGGTTGCCCAAGGGTGCCATATTCAGGGGCTGGTTGATGGGAAAAACTTTGCCGGGCTCGATCTCGGCGGATGGAATTATGACCGTCGCTACATGAATTATCGCCGGCAGTGGCCGCATCGACCGATCATCTACAGCGAATCGGCATCCACCGTCAGTACACGCGGATACTATGAACCCGATCTCCCATTGCGGCGGATCGACCGCTCGCCGACCCTGCAGGTCAGCAGTTACGATCTCAATTCCGCCGACTGGGCGGATGTGCCCGATCGCGAGTTTGCGCTGATGGAGCAGGATCGGTTTGTGGCCGGTGAGTTCGTCTGGACGGGATTTGATTACCTCGGCGAGCCAACACCTTTTGGAGACGATGCCCGGAGTTCCTATTTCGGGATCGTCGATCTGTGCGGTCATCCCAAGGACCGCTTCTACCTTTATCGCAGTCACTGGCGTCCGGAAGAGACCACCGTGCATATTCTGCCCCATTGGAATTGGCCCGGACGCGTCGGTCGCAACGTTCCGGTCTTCGTCTACACCAACGGTGATTCCGCCGAGCTTTTCCTGAACGGCAAGTCGCTCGGTCTGCGCCGCAAAGCAGAGCGCCCGAAGCACCCGCAGAACCTTGCTCTCGATGGACGGGCTTCGGCCAGCAGCGAATCCGAAGGGAGACCGGCCGCTGCGGCTGTGGATGGGAATCTGAACAGTCTCTGGTCGGCCGCGGCGAACGACAGGTCTGCCTCATTCCGGCTGGACCTGGGCGGAATCGTGGGCATCCAACGGTTGGTCATCGACACGGATGCCAAGGAAAATGCCTACGCCTACACCGTGGAGGCGTCCGCCGATGGCCTGAACTGGAAACCAATCGTGGCCAAACCCACCAGGCCATACCCCAAATGGAATGGCCCGACCCGGGCCTTCCACGATGTGGATACAGAGTCCCGCTACCTGCGTCTGACCTTCAGCGAATCAACCCAGGGCCATCATCCGGGTCTGCGCGAGTTTGCCGTCTACGACCGGAAATCGGACAACGATTACTACGATGTCACCTATGATTACCGCCTGCGTTGGAATGAAGTGGCCTATGCACCCGGGCAGCTGAAAGCCATCGCCTACCGCGATGGCCGGGCGATCGGAGAGGCGATGGTCGAGACGGCGGGTGAGCCGGTTGCCCTGAGGCTGACGACGGACCGCTCCCGCCTTTCAGCTGACGGCGAGGATCTCGCATTCGTCACGGTCGAGGCCGTCGATGCAAAAGGCCGGCGTTGTCCGCTGGCCGACAACCAGGTCACGTTCGAAGTCAGTGGCGCGGGAAGACTGAACGCGACCGGCAACGGCAATCCTTTATCGATGGAGTCGTTTGCCGAAGCCACCCAGAGGCTGTTTTTTGGCCTGGCCCGCGGGATTGTCCGGGCGGATGAAGGTGATGGGGGGATCATCACCGTCCGGGTCAATTCGGCCGGCCTCGTCGGTGGGTCGCTCGAGTTGACTTCGGCACGGTGA
- a CDS encoding transposase: MARRLRIEYPGAVYHVLNRGKSCRGLFRDSTEAQVFVTTVEEAVSIYQWRLHAFAVMPGHYHLALETPEPNLVAGMHWLQGTFAGRLNHLRGESGPIFQGRYRALLIEGETALVPLVDFIHLNPVRAGILRTEHVGAFRWGSLNRFIHGNPFPGLESVRWMKALGLTEDRTGWADYLERLKSLSDNPDAQERDGFARMSTGWAIGPAIWRRRISREYAETVAGSADSATESRRQKERVWARERDRLLEQEGRTVSDAKGARKGAAWKVEIASRLRLNTGAPVRWIAESLFMGNPDAVRSLLYKYRAEQGPADRLSAG; the protein is encoded by the coding sequence ATGGCTCGTCGGTTGCGAATCGAGTATCCGGGTGCGGTCTACCACGTTCTGAATCGGGGAAAATCCTGCCGCGGGCTTTTTCGTGACAGCACGGAGGCGCAGGTCTTCGTGACCACGGTCGAAGAGGCCGTCAGTATCTACCAATGGCGCCTTCATGCCTTTGCGGTGATGCCGGGTCATTACCATCTGGCCCTGGAGACGCCGGAGCCGAACCTGGTCGCCGGCATGCACTGGCTCCAAGGTACATTCGCCGGCCGCCTGAACCACCTGCGCGGTGAAAGTGGCCCGATCTTCCAGGGACGGTATCGGGCATTGTTGATCGAGGGGGAGACCGCGCTTGTCCCCCTCGTCGATTTCATCCACCTCAATCCCGTTCGGGCGGGAATATTGAGGACGGAACACGTGGGCGCATTTCGCTGGGGAAGTCTGAATCGATTCATCCATGGAAATCCGTTTCCGGGTCTTGAATCGGTTCGATGGATGAAGGCACTCGGTCTGACGGAAGACAGGACCGGATGGGCGGATTATCTCGAACGGTTGAAGTCGTTGTCGGACAATCCCGATGCGCAAGAACGTGATGGTTTCGCGAGGATGTCAACAGGGTGGGCGATCGGTCCGGCGATCTGGCGAAGGAGGATCAGTCGCGAATACGCAGAAACCGTAGCGGGTTCGGCCGACTCGGCCACCGAGTCACGCCGCCAAAAGGAACGTGTGTGGGCCAGGGAAAGGGATCGCTTGCTCGAGCAGGAAGGTCGCACGGTCTCCGACGCAAAGGGTGCGCGCAAAGGAGCCGCCTGGAAAGTGGAGATAGCGTCGAGACTCCGCCTGAATACCGGGGCACCGGTCAGGTGGATCGCGGAATCCCTCTTCATGGGCAATCCGGATGCGGTCAGGAGCCTCCTCTACAAATACCGCGCCGAACAGGGTCCGGCAGACCGATTGTCTGCAGGCTGA
- a CDS encoding aldo/keto reductase, with amino-acid sequence MMRTQLIGQSGLRVGRLGYGCMRISGSWDRTKVDAEVTRRAIKIVEAAFEAGYTLFDHADIYGDTACESLFGEALKLHPGWREQMVIVTKCGICFEDEPKPGQPHRYDFSHDHIIDSVHGSLGRLGIETIDLLLLHRPDFLADPEEICRAFVTLREAGKVREFGVSNFRPSLFSAVQAALPFPLVANQVEIHPQRLDAFTDGTLDQCLERHVTPMSWSPIAGGRVGTGAEAKNEHHRDLLAALDKAATDYSTDRTNIALAWLLRHPSGILPIVGSANPDRIRSAVSAAEIEMDRDTWYHILRAARGVKLP; translated from the coding sequence ATGATGAGAACACAATTGATCGGACAGAGTGGACTCCGGGTCGGAAGGCTCGGCTACGGGTGCATGCGGATTTCAGGTTCCTGGGATCGGACCAAGGTCGATGCCGAGGTGACCCGCCGGGCGATCAAGATTGTCGAAGCGGCCTTCGAGGCCGGCTACACCCTATTTGATCACGCGGATATCTACGGCGACACCGCATGCGAGAGTCTGTTCGGAGAGGCCCTGAAGCTGCATCCGGGCTGGCGCGAACAGATGGTGATTGTGACCAAGTGCGGCATCTGTTTCGAAGACGAACCAAAACCGGGGCAACCCCACCGCTACGATTTCTCCCACGATCACATCATCGACTCGGTTCACGGATCACTCGGAAGACTCGGCATTGAGACGATCGATCTGCTGCTGCTCCACCGACCTGATTTCCTCGCCGATCCCGAAGAGATTTGCCGGGCCTTTGTGACCCTGCGCGAAGCCGGAAAGGTAAGGGAGTTTGGCGTGAGCAACTTCCGACCATCGCTCTTCAGTGCAGTGCAGGCCGCCCTACCCTTTCCCCTCGTCGCAAACCAGGTTGAGATCCATCCGCAGCGCCTCGATGCCTTCACCGACGGCACTCTGGACCAGTGTCTCGAGAGGCACGTCACGCCGATGTCCTGGAGCCCGATCGCCGGAGGACGCGTCGGAACCGGGGCGGAGGCAAAGAACGAACACCACCGCGATCTTCTCGCGGCACTGGACAAGGCGGCAACGGACTACTCAACCGACCGGACAAACATCGCGTTGGCCTGGCTGCTGCGTCATCCCAGCGGTATTCTGCCGATCGTCGGCAGTGCCAACCCCGACCGGATCCGGTCCGCGGTCAGCGCAGCCGAAATCGAAATGGATCGTGACACCTGGTACCACATTCTTCGAGCCGCCCGGGGCGTCAAGCTGCCGTGA
- a CDS encoding methyltransferase domain-containing protein, with amino-acid sequence MTTTSQGSGHMDWEEIYRKGEVFWNKGEPSPPMKQYLERRTLRGRALVPGCGHGHEVALAVEHGLDAIGLDIAPTGVEEARTLYPHLAERFVAGDFFDPPMEMRGAFDVILEHTCMSGLHPSLRADYRRGIDQALRPGGLLVGVWFIDPDLDPGEEGPPFAFSVPDLTALFADGYEVVEDYVPDVAFPTRVGQERMRVLRRIAI; translated from the coding sequence ATGACTACGACATCACAGGGTAGCGGGCACATGGACTGGGAAGAGATCTACCGCAAAGGTGAAGTGTTCTGGAACAAGGGCGAACCTTCTCCTCCCATGAAGCAGTATCTGGAACGCCGCACCTTGCGAGGGCGGGCACTGGTTCCCGGTTGTGGTCATGGGCATGAGGTCGCGCTTGCGGTGGAACACGGGCTGGACGCGATCGGGCTGGATATCGCTCCGACGGGCGTCGAGGAAGCGCGTACGCTTTATCCGCACCTGGCGGAGCGTTTCGTGGCGGGGGATTTCTTTGATCCTCCCATGGAGATGCGCGGGGCGTTTGACGTGATCCTGGAGCATACCTGCATGAGCGGGCTGCATCCGTCACTCCGCGCCGACTATCGGCGCGGAATTGATCAGGCACTGCGCCCGGGAGGGCTGCTGGTCGGGGTCTGGTTCATTGATCCGGACCTTGATCCCGGTGAAGAAGGTCCCCCCTTTGCCTTCAGCGTTCCGGACCTGACGGCGCTCTTTGCCGATGGCTATGAAGTCGTGGAGGATTATGTGCCTGATGTCGCGTTCCCAACCCGCGTGGGACAGGAGCGGATGCGTGTCCTTCGGCGAATTGCGATCTGA
- a CDS encoding GNAT family N-acetyltransferase, with translation MSTPSILPSVDSSRSEVGRRAAFHIERLLRQYVRGDRVVNGPDYFRLITGEPHPLGNLVTLPMVTDRSRIEPAIAPLRHAAFPSAVIFPEGIDEAAKSVVLAAGYGDAGPMPAMAVDIDRLAPTRLPTGYTCSRVGIGAGGEAWADALAEGYGIPLKVARLFSPATIQVDSDADAALQFFAVHRHGRIVATALLYLADGVAGIYCVATLKEERGQGLGAHVTAEALRAAGRLGYRVGVLQSSEDGHPVYRRLGFEDVGNVPMFVRVPT, from the coding sequence ATGTCCACCCCTTCCATTCTACCCTCGGTCGATTCCAGCCGGTCGGAGGTCGGCCGACGCGCCGCCTTTCATATTGAACGCCTGCTTCGCCAGTATGTCAGGGGCGATCGGGTCGTCAACGGCCCCGACTACTTCCGGCTGATCACCGGCGAACCCCATCCCCTGGGGAACCTGGTCACCCTGCCCATGGTCACGGATCGCTCCCGGATCGAACCGGCGATTGCCCCCCTGCGCCACGCCGCCTTTCCTTCTGCTGTAATCTTCCCTGAAGGCATTGATGAAGCCGCAAAAAGTGTCGTGCTCGCCGCGGGTTATGGGGATGCGGGGCCCATGCCCGCCATGGCGGTCGATATCGATCGTCTGGCGCCGACCAGACTCCCCACCGGTTACACCTGTTCACGGGTAGGGATCGGTGCCGGCGGTGAAGCCTGGGCCGACGCTCTCGCCGAAGGCTATGGAATACCCCTGAAGGTCGCCCGGCTGTTTTCACCCGCGACGATCCAGGTGGATTCGGATGCCGATGCTGCGTTGCAGTTTTTCGCCGTGCATCGTCATGGCCGGATCGTGGCCACCGCCCTCCTCTACCTGGCCGATGGGGTCGCAGGCATCTACTGCGTGGCGACGCTCAAGGAAGAACGCGGCCAGGGCCTTGGCGCTCATGTAACCGCCGAGGCACTACGAGCGGCGGGACGGCTTGGTTACCGCGTGGGTGTCCTGCAATCATCCGAAGACGGCCACCCTGTCTATCGCCGCCTCGGCTTCGAAGATGTCGGCAATGTGCCCATGTTCGTCCGGGTGCCAACCTGA
- a CDS encoding mannosyltransferase family protein encodes MPFLRTPFNLDSPQSRFLLVVLVFTTSRLLNLALFVATDAHVGTEYPDLERRIQLYGHKWDSGYYWHIATQGYRANDGEIASGRTRHAFYPLLPLLTRGLSSATGLDISISGIILSNACFLGALWFFVAYCRTRTDDATTARALLLIAFVPQNFIFSAFYTESLFLLLTLAAWVSFDQRHTARACFFAALLTATRTNGLFIIVYFAFETLKELQGLRTRNLNWSEMGRAMTPFVLPIVFTPLGLFAFWWFCFITTGDAFAQKSAAFHGWSAYLVIPFHPLLVGFLGDPKNTFWLSAGLFFLISSLLLPKYRLYGDFLFVLANLLLFFSNHLPHSMLRYCMVLFPIYLGLSMLTRRRPLAFIALLALFISINAFLCYAWVTKQHIAI; translated from the coding sequence ATGCCATTCCTCCGGACTCCGTTCAATCTCGACTCCCCCCAAAGCCGGTTCCTTCTGGTCGTTCTCGTATTCACCACGTCGCGACTGCTCAACCTCGCCCTCTTCGTCGCGACCGACGCGCATGTGGGCACCGAGTATCCGGACCTCGAGCGGCGAATCCAACTCTACGGTCACAAATGGGACAGCGGTTACTACTGGCATATCGCCACCCAAGGATACCGGGCGAACGATGGCGAGATCGCGTCCGGGCGAACCCGTCATGCGTTTTATCCACTGCTGCCATTGTTGACCCGGGGGTTGTCGAGTGCCACCGGTCTCGACATCAGCATCTCAGGAATCATCCTGAGCAACGCCTGTTTCCTCGGTGCACTCTGGTTCTTTGTCGCCTACTGCCGAACCCGGACAGATGATGCGACCACCGCAAGAGCCCTCCTGCTCATCGCGTTTGTCCCGCAGAACTTCATTTTCTCCGCCTTCTACACCGAAAGCCTCTTTCTGCTGCTCACCCTCGCGGCCTGGGTGAGTTTCGATCAACGCCACACGGCCCGGGCCTGTTTCTTCGCCGCCCTCCTGACCGCCACCCGCACGAACGGTCTCTTCATCATTGTCTATTTCGCGTTCGAAACCCTGAAGGAACTCCAGGGCCTGCGCACCCGAAATCTCAATTGGTCGGAGATGGGCCGGGCGATGACACCCTTCGTCCTTCCCATTGTCTTCACCCCGCTCGGTCTATTTGCCTTCTGGTGGTTCTGTTTCATCACGACAGGAGATGCCTTCGCCCAGAAATCGGCCGCATTTCACGGCTGGTCCGCCTACCTGGTAATCCCGTTCCACCCGCTGCTGGTTGGTTTCCTTGGCGATCCGAAAAACACCTTCTGGCTGTCAGCCGGCCTTTTCTTCCTCATCAGCTCCCTGCTGCTGCCCAAATACCGCCTTTATGGAGACTTCCTTTTCGTTCTGGCGAACCTCCTGCTCTTTTTCTCCAATCACCTCCCCCACAGCATGCTGCGTTACTGCATGGTACTCTTCCCCATCTATCTTGGTTTGAGCATGCTGACCCGACGGCGTCCGCTCGCCTTTATCGCCCTCCTTGCGCTCTTCATCTCGATCAACGCCTTCCTCTGTTATGCCTGGGTCACCAAGCAGCATATCGCCATCTGA